The Bradyrhizobium sp. WSM471 genome includes the window CGCCGAGGTCGAGACGCCCTATTACGCGCGCCCGGAAGGCTCCTTCTCCAAGCTCAATACCTGGCAGGACGGGTTGCGCATTTTCAACACGATGCTGAAGCTTAATCGGTCGGAGCGGCCGCTGCGCTTCTTTTCGGCGATCGGCATCGTCCTCGCACTGCTGTCGATCGCTTTCGGATTGCCCGTGGTGATCACCTTCCTCGAGACCGGCCTCGTCCCGCGCCTGCCGACCGCCGTGCTCTCCATGGGGCTGATGATCATGGCGCTGCTTTCGGCTTCGTCGGGGCTCGTGCTCGACACCGTGACGCGCGGCCGGCGGGAAATGAAGATGCTCGCCTACCTGTCCCAACCGCCGCTCGGGCGGACCTGAAATTGCCTCCGGGGCCGGGCGCAATCGTATGGACCGCTGCCCTCCAAGGTGATATCCCGCCGACGCGATGAACGATCTCTCCCTCACCATCCGGTCGGAAGCCGCCGGCGATGCTCAGGCAATCGAGCGGCTGCACGAGCGCACCTTCGGACCCGGCCGCTTCGTGCTCAGCGCGTACCGCATCCGCGAGCATGTGGATCATGTGCTCGATCTCTCCTTCACCGCCCGCGTCGGCACGTTGCTGATCGGATCCGTCCGGCAATTGCCGATCTGCGTCGGCGACACGCCGGCACTGCTGCTGGGACCCCTGACGGTCGAGCCTCCGTTCCGCAGCCGCGGCGTCGGCCGGTTGCTGCTCGAGCGCGCGCTGAAGGATGCGAAGGCGCAGGGCCATCGCTTGGTGCTGCTGGTCGGCGACGAGCCCTATTACAGCCGCGTCGGCTTCAAGCAGGTCGCCAAGGGCCGCGTCACGATGCCAGGCCCGGTTGACTACAACCGGCTCCTCGTCATCGAGCTGGTCGAGGGCGCGTTCGAAGGTGTGTCGGGGCCGGTCGGTCCCGACTGGAGCAAGACGCGAACCTGACGCGCCATCGCTTCGAAGCTCACATGAAGGTAGGGCAGTGCCGGTCGATCAGCAATATTATCGGGAAGTGGCGTCCGGGAGCACGGCGGAAAAGCTGTTGATCGCGGCGCGCGACCGCATTTTCCAGGATTTCATCGCCCGGATGCAGCCGTCTGCGGCGGACGAGATCCTGGATGTCGGCGTGTCCGACGTGATTAACGACGGCGCAAACGTGCTGGAGCGAAGCTACCCGCATCAGCACAAGATCACGGCCTGCGGGCTCGGCGAAGGAATAGGATTCAAGGCGGCTTTTCCGCGTTGCCGTTACGTGCAGATCGAACCGAATACGCGGCTGCCGTTTGACGACAATGCGTTCGACGTCGCGACGTCCAATGCCGTGCTCGAACATGCCGGCAGCCACGGAAACCAGGTGCTCCTGGTCGAGGAGCTTTGCCGCGTCGCGCGGCGGGTGTTCATCACGGTGCCCAACAGGTTCTTTCCGGTCGAGCACCACACGGCCATCCCGCTGGCGCATTATCTGGACGGCACCTTCAGGATCGCCTGCACGATCGCCGGCAAGTCGGAATGGACCGACGAGCAGAACCTGATCCTCATGACGCGAAAACGGCTGCTGGGGCTCGCCGCCAAGTCTTCCATCTCTAAGTCAGCGACGGTGGGCTACACCGGTTTGTCGCTCGGCCCGCTATCGTCCAATCTCTATCTTGCATTCCGCTGAAGCAGCGACCTCCCGCCCCAGCATGATCCCGATGAAGAAAATCCACACCAGCAAAGCCGTATTCGCCGTGTTGTTTCTCGCGGTGCTGGTCGGCCATTTCTGGACCATGATGCGATGGAACGAGGCTCGCGGCGTCTATGACGACATCTGCTACCTCAGGCAGGCGCATCTGTTCCAGCGGTTCGGACCGGTGGAGGGCTTCGACACCAGCCTCACCCGCGACGACGATGGCTATCAGAAAGCAAAGCTGAAGGAGATCGGCTACCCGGACTGGAACGATACGAGTGCTGCGCCCTGTCACAATCTGATGCCGGCCACGGGGAAGGTCGTCATTCAATACCCGCCGGGTGTCGGCCTTGTGTTGGCGTTGTTTCCGCCGGGTCACCAGGTGGTGCCCATGTACATGCTGGCGACCGTTGTCGTCCTCGGCTTGGCGCTGTTTGCGCTTTCTCTCGCGCGCAGCATGAGGTCGGTCTTGATGGCCGGGACTTTCGGCTGTCTTGCGATCTACCTGATGGTCAATCCGGTCAAGGCGAGCTATTCGATGGCCCCGACCGTCGTCGTGTGCGCGCTCGCTGGATGTCTCACGGCGCGATGGCTGGCGGGCCCACGATTTCAACCGAATATCTGGCTGCTGGCGCCGATCGGTTTTCTGCTCGGATTGACCGTCGATTTTCGGTTGGCAAATCTCTTCCTGGCGTCCGGCTACGGCGTGCTTCTCCTCGTCGCGTTCCTTGCGGAACGGACGATGTCCCGGTTCTTGCAGGGGGCCGTGTTCGGCGTCGCATTGCTGGCCGGCGTGATGCCGACCATCGTCTCTTACGCCGTCAACGCCGGCAGTCCGTTCGCGTCGACCTACGGCAACAACCCCGATGTCAGGCCGCTGGATTTTTCGTTCGTGGTGGTCCGGGACTATCTCGCCGACCCGCTCCAGACCCTGCTGATCGTGGTCGGAATTGCAGGCTCGATCTGGCTGTTGCGGCAGGCGAACGGCACGCGTCGCGTCGCGCTGCTCACGATGGCCAATCTGGCGCTCAACCTCGCCTTCTTCTTCACCTATCCGATCGCGACGCCATATTACACGATCCCCATTTCTCTCCTGACATTGTGGACCCTGCTGTTTGCCGTGCTGTTTCAGGAGGCGGCAGAGGACGCCCCTGAAGCAGCAGCTTTGGCCAATGCGCGATGAAGTTCGGCCAGCTATCGCGCTTTCAGAACTTGAAGTTCGCAAAGGCCCGCACGCCGATGCCGGGCATCAACACCTCGTCCTTGGTGTACGACACCGAATTGCGGATGTTTTCGTTCAACAGATTGTTGCCGACGAGGCCGAGCAGCATCTCGCGCGCGCCGAATGCATTCGGGTTGAGCTTGGTCTTGTAGCTGACCTCGGCCTTCAGCAAATTGTAGCCTGCCGTCGGCGTCTCCGCGATCACGGCGACGTTGTTCTGCGCGAATGCGTGCAACAGGTTGATGCGGGCAAGCCAGTTGTCGTCGCGCCAGAACACGCCGCCGCCCAGCCGCACCGGCGGAATGCGCGGCACATTGGTGCCGTCGGTGAAGGTGGCCCGGACCACGTCGAACTGGTTCTCGATGCCCCAGATGCCGCCCTGGAATGCACCGACGTCGAGCTGCGACTGGAATTCGCCGCCGCGGAAGTTGGCATTGCGTTGTGAGTAGACCGCCTGGTTCAGCTCTGCATCGGGCGCGCCGCAGGAGGCAAAATCGCCGTCGCACATCACGCCGGTAAGGCGGCGATAGATGAAATTGTCGAAGTGCGTGTAATAGGCGGTCGCCTCGAACCGGAATGGTCCGGTCGCTTTGCGCAAGCCGATTTCGACCGACTTCGCGGTCTCGATGGTGAGGTTCGGATTGCCGATGTCGAAGGTCGCGGTCGCATCATGGCCGCCGCGCGAGAACAGTTCGGCGGGCTTGGGCGCACGCTCGACATATTGCGCGGTGATGCTGCCGACCATGCCGCCCGGCAGGTCTTGCAGCAAGCCGATGCTGCCGCTCTTCGGCGTGAAAGACGGATTGCGGACGGTGCTCGTTTGCGGCGTCCCGTCGGGCAGGAAGTCTGCGGGGAAATCGGGCGTCGACCCGTGCAGTTCGACATGTTCGATCCGGCCCGCGATCTGCGCCTTGGTCTGTTCGGTGAATTTGAACTCGTTGAAGACGTAACCCGCGACCCGGTAGTTCCGGTTCGGGTCCCACAATCCATTGAATAGCGCGCCGGGATCATCCGGGCTTGGCGCGGTCAGCTCCTGGTGGCCCGCCTGGAAGCCGAACGCCGTCGTCACCTCGGCGAAGCGCGCGTTGAACGGCATCAGCTGCACTTCGGTGCGGAGCTCCTGCTCCTTGTTGGTGAAGGTCTGCCGCACGCCATCCGTCGTCGGGTCGGTCGTGTCCGCGAGCCCGATCTCGTTGTGCCTGTAGTCCGTCGCGCCGGCCCAGAAACGGACCGCATCGATCGCGGCGGCGTCGGGATGGTACTCGCCCTTGACGTTGATCTTGGTCTGGTGGCCGTCGATCCGCGTGTTGTGGTCGGCGCCGTCGATGCCGGGGATGTGGTAGAGCGCGTCGTTCTGCGTGATCGCCGCACCGATATAGCCTCCCTGGAAAAAGTAGGAGCCGCCGATCGAGGCGCCGTCCGAGCGCGTCGCCGAATTGGGCTGGCGGCCGTTGGCGACGGTCCGCGTCTGATCATTCAGATACGGGTAGCTCGGAATGCTGTAATCGGTGGTGTTGCGGCCGTAGACGTCGGCATGGAAGGCAAAATTGCCGCCGCCGGTGTCGAGCAGCACGCCGCTTTCGACGCCGCGATCGACCGAGCTGAACGCGCTGCGCGTTTCGGCGGTGACGCAAGGCGACGTCGCGGCGCTCGCGAGCGGCGCCTTGGTGGGCATGCCGTAGGCCTGGAACGATGGCGCGCAGGAGGGCAGCGCGTCCGGAATGCGGTTGTTGGTGGCGCTGACGACGCCGCCGATCGAGGTCGAGCCGTAGCGCAGCGCAGCCGGCCCGCGCACCACTTCGACCTGGTTGGTCGCGAGCGGATCGATCGGGACGAAATGGTCCTCGCCGAGATCGGAGGCGCCGCCGGCATTGGTGCCGTTCTCGACGATGCCGACGCGGTTGACGTCGACCCCCCGGATGATCGGCCGGCTGGAGGCGCCGGGCGCGAAGCTCGATCCGGTGATGCCGGGTTTCGAGAACAGGAGGTCGCCGAGCTGGCCGCCGCCCTCGCGGCGGATCTCCTCGTTCGGCACCACCGTGACCGTCGCGAACTGGTTGGTCACGATGGGCAGCACGCCCTGCTGAGGTGCGGCGGCGGTAGCCGCTGCCGCCGGCGTGGCTTCCGCCGCGGGCTGGCGGCTGCGCGATCGTCCGGTGTGGGCGACGCGGACCGGGCTGCGGGTCGGCACCACGGCTCTACGCACGATCGGGCTTGGCGCCGTCACGGTGACGGCAGGGATTTCCGTCGACGACTTATCCTGCGAAGGCTGTTGTACAGGTTCTTGGGCGAGCGCGGATGTGGCGGCGGCGCCGAGCAGGAGCAGGCTTGCTCCGGCGAGATGCTGCACGCGTCGCAATTCAAATGACATGGTCTTGATTCCAGTCAGGCGCCGTCCGCATGATGGTCTGCTGATCGGCGGCGGCCTGCCGTCGCTGCACGACGGAATTCGACTTCAACTGCTCCCGGGTACGCGCCTGAAAGCGGCGAGCCCGGGCGTGATCAAGCGTTGTTGGAAGTCAGGACGCGGGAGGGGCGCGGGGCTGGAATGCCGTGCCGGCCGATTTCAGGTGGACGAATTCGGCGTCGGTGGTGCGGTAGAGCAGCTCGATCGCCTGCGGCAGCAACAACACAGGCGGCGCCGCAAACATGACGGTGCCGGCCATCGCGACCAATGCGCAGATCGCGCAATTGTCCTCGCCCGGGTGCTCCCGGTCGGGAGCCACCGGCGATTGCCGCTCGACCG containing:
- a CDS encoding GNAT family N-acetyltransferase; amino-acid sequence: MNDLSLTIRSEAAGDAQAIERLHERTFGPGRFVLSAYRIREHVDHVLDLSFTARVGTLLIGSVRQLPICVGDTPALLLGPLTVEPPFRSRGVGRLLLERALKDAKAQGHRLVLLVGDEPYYSRVGFKQVAKGRVTMPGPVDYNRLLVIELVEGAFEGVSGPVGPDWSKTRT
- a CDS encoding class I SAM-dependent methyltransferase, coding for MPVDQQYYREVASGSTAEKLLIAARDRIFQDFIARMQPSAADEILDVGVSDVINDGANVLERSYPHQHKITACGLGEGIGFKAAFPRCRYVQIEPNTRLPFDDNAFDVATSNAVLEHAGSHGNQVLLVEELCRVARRVFITVPNRFFPVEHHTAIPLAHYLDGTFRIACTIAGKSEWTDEQNLILMTRKRLLGLAAKSSISKSATVGYTGLSLGPLSSNLYLAFR
- a CDS encoding TonB-dependent receptor, producing MSFELRRVQHLAGASLLLLGAAATSALAQEPVQQPSQDKSSTEIPAVTVTAPSPIVRRAVVPTRSPVRVAHTGRSRSRQPAAEATPAAAATAAAPQQGVLPIVTNQFATVTVVPNEEIRREGGGQLGDLLFSKPGITGSSFAPGASSRPIIRGVDVNRVGIVENGTNAGGASDLGEDHFVPIDPLATNQVEVVRGPAALRYGSTSIGGVVSATNNRIPDALPSCAPSFQAYGMPTKAPLASAATSPCVTAETRSAFSSVDRGVESGVLLDTGGGNFAFHADVYGRNTTDYSIPSYPYLNDQTRTVANGRQPNSATRSDGASIGGSYFFQGGYIGAAITQNDALYHIPGIDGADHNTRIDGHQTKINVKGEYHPDAAAIDAVRFWAGATDYRHNEIGLADTTDPTTDGVRQTFTNKEQELRTEVQLMPFNARFAEVTTAFGFQAGHQELTAPSPDDPGALFNGLWDPNRNYRVAGYVFNEFKFTEQTKAQIAGRIEHVELHGSTPDFPADFLPDGTPQTSTVRNPSFTPKSGSIGLLQDLPGGMVGSITAQYVERAPKPAELFSRGGHDATATFDIGNPNLTIETAKSVEIGLRKATGPFRFEATAYYTHFDNFIYRRLTGVMCDGDFASCGAPDAELNQAVYSQRNANFRGGEFQSQLDVGAFQGGIWGIENQFDVVRATFTDGTNVPRIPPVRLGGGVFWRDDNWLARINLLHAFAQNNVAVIAETPTAGYNLLKAEVSYKTKLNPNAFGAREMLLGLVGNNLLNENIRNSVSYTKDEVLMPGIGVRAFANFKF
- a CDS encoding DUF2946 domain-containing protein, yielding MKWFRSNIRHGARLAIFAMLVQFALTFGHSHWFAQAAPLAQSSLQQTDSNHGLASIDRAAVERQSPVAPDREHPGEDNCAICALVAMAGTVMFAAPPVLLLPQAIELLYRTTDAEFVHLKSAGTAFQPRAPPAS